CACCTCCCCGGCCGGGGAGGTGTCCGGATCGATGACACGCTCGTCGTACGCCCCGAGGCGGACGGCGGTCCCGAGCTACTCACCATTACGACCAAGGAGCTGCTCGCGCTCTAGCCCGCCGCGGCGGGCTGTGCGCGCACCCGTGGTCTTCCAGTGCAGGAGATTCCGCAACCGTGGCTTCCACGAACGACCTCAAGAACGGCATGGTGCTCAAGCTCGACGGTGACCAGCTCTGGTCCGTCGTCGAGTTCCAGCACGTCAAGCCCGGCAAGGGCCCGGCCTTCGTGCGCACCAAGCTCAAGCACGTGCTCTCCGGCAAGGTCGTCGACAAGACCTTCAACGCCGGCACGAAGGTCGAGACGGCCACGATCGACCGCCGTGACATGCAGTTCTCGTACATGGACGGCGAGTACTTCGTCTTCATGGACATGAGCACCTACGACCAGCTGATGGTCGACAAGAAGGCTGTCGGCGACGCCGC
The Streptomyces sp. NBC_00091 genome window above contains:
- the efp gene encoding elongation factor P, with amino-acid sequence MASTNDLKNGMVLKLDGDQLWSVVEFQHVKPGKGPAFVRTKLKHVLSGKVVDKTFNAGTKVETATIDRRDMQFSYMDGEYFVFMDMSTYDQLMVDKKAVGDAANFLIEGFTASVAQHEGEVLYVELPAAVELTIEQTDPGVQGDRSTGGTKPATLETGHEIQVPLFVTTGEKVKVDTRTSAYLGRVSS